Proteins from a genomic interval of Candidatus Fermentibacter sp.:
- a CDS encoding pitrilysin family protein — translation MESAVLPNGLELLVLPMPFTPVAAVLTCLRAGSALEGDGTRGLSHLVEHMLFKGTARFPGSLFWGRIQSFGGLTNAYTSRDLTCYYEVLPAAGVETALELEADRMISPVFDAGEVARERDVILEERRTSCVESAAGAMEEVLSAQAYRSHPYGSPVIGFERDIAAFDHFGAAAFHSRFYGASNAVLAVAGGVDADRVRRAADRYFGAMPPGTRAVYPAEGLLNPPGRTSFEHPSSIPRLSISFPAPAPGHPDWALLDMAANWLSGTRSSRLDELLVLGGLALGVSADIGFTACPGLFQIRTSLYPGADVALVESMILREISLLGAAPLPAGEFESLRNRGEVLDLMENASPFGAAGALAVPGLIHGDAFMFSKIAAEVRRATPSDLAGACRRWLDPAKGWVTELIPSGSGSDSTAMGFRDPAGDIAPPEPAGLPAIPVTAEMLSVPPSGVSDGVETAMLDNGLRMLMKRDDTFPLVSLALSFPMAAAADPWELSGLSSVCVEALAYGNESEDYLAFNRRLERTGAGFVHEADREYSFAAAGLHARDIRTGLSFLADLVMKPAFRREDVARVVEEKVAEICHRVDTPFGRAVEQLAFAMSEKRERSGVPTCESVSRISREDLVSLHSVCARPEGSVLVAVGWFDADRLLADASGIFGGWAGPGSFLPPSWTPVVPEAGVRIRTAMEGRTQAAVVLGAEAPARDAADHHAFRLLSRILGDGMNSRLERRIREQHGLAYQVGCDYICTGLYGRFIAYAATSRDSAGRVLEMIEDELDRAAGTLFDTKTIDLFKASSVGRKAMNLHDYDSLAGYLLGSAATGRRLDRDVEDSRNTLAVTPVMIRDTAARWLSRGARFVSVAGDVGGLPF, via the coding sequence GTGGAGAGCGCCGTTCTGCCCAACGGCCTCGAGCTCCTCGTCCTGCCCATGCCCTTCACGCCCGTCGCGGCGGTGCTCACGTGCCTGAGGGCCGGGTCGGCGCTCGAGGGCGACGGCACGCGCGGGCTCAGCCACCTGGTCGAGCACATGCTCTTCAAGGGCACCGCGAGGTTCCCCGGCAGCCTGTTCTGGGGCCGGATCCAGAGCTTCGGCGGCCTGACCAACGCCTACACGTCGAGGGACCTGACGTGCTACTACGAGGTGCTCCCGGCGGCCGGCGTCGAGACCGCGCTCGAACTCGAGGCGGACAGGATGATCTCGCCCGTCTTCGACGCCGGCGAGGTGGCCAGGGAGAGGGACGTCATCCTCGAGGAGCGCAGGACCTCGTGCGTCGAGAGCGCCGCGGGCGCCATGGAGGAGGTTCTCTCCGCACAGGCCTACCGAAGCCACCCCTACGGGAGCCCGGTGATAGGATTCGAGCGCGACATAGCAGCTTTCGACCACTTCGGGGCAGCCGCATTCCACTCGCGCTTCTACGGGGCGTCCAACGCAGTCCTGGCCGTCGCAGGCGGAGTGGATGCCGACCGCGTCAGGAGGGCCGCAGACCGGTACTTCGGTGCCATGCCCCCGGGCACCCGGGCGGTCTATCCGGCCGAAGGCCTGCTCAACCCTCCCGGGAGGACGTCCTTCGAGCACCCCTCGTCGATCCCGAGGCTTTCGATCTCCTTCCCGGCACCCGCTCCGGGCCATCCCGACTGGGCGCTCCTCGACATGGCGGCCAACTGGCTGTCGGGCACCCGGTCGAGCCGGCTCGACGAGCTGCTGGTGCTCGGAGGTCTCGCGCTGGGCGTCTCGGCCGACATCGGATTCACCGCGTGCCCCGGGCTCTTCCAGATCAGGACCTCGCTCTACCCCGGGGCCGACGTCGCACTGGTCGAGTCGATGATCCTCCGTGAGATCTCCCTGCTGGGCGCCGCCCCCCTTCCGGCCGGCGAGTTCGAGAGCCTGAGGAACAGGGGCGAGGTGCTCGACCTGATGGAGAACGCCAGCCCCTTCGGGGCGGCGGGGGCCCTGGCGGTGCCCGGCCTGATCCATGGTGACGCCTTCATGTTCTCGAAGATCGCCGCGGAGGTGAGGCGCGCGACGCCTTCGGACCTGGCGGGCGCCTGCAGGAGGTGGCTCGACCCGGCGAAGGGCTGGGTGACGGAGCTGATCCCTTCGGGCTCCGGATCCGATTCGACGGCCATGGGCTTCCGGGATCCGGCAGGCGACATCGCACCCCCCGAACCAGCCGGTCTCCCCGCGATACCGGTTACCGCAGAGATGCTCTCCGTCCCGCCTTCGGGCGTCAGCGACGGAGTGGAGACCGCGATGCTCGACAATGGCCTGCGGATGCTGATGAAGCGCGACGACACCTTCCCCCTGGTCTCCCTCGCCCTTTCGTTCCCGATGGCGGCCGCCGCCGATCCGTGGGAACTGTCCGGGCTCTCGTCGGTGTGCGTCGAGGCGCTGGCCTACGGAAACGAATCCGAGGACTACCTGGCGTTCAACAGGAGGCTGGAGAGGACGGGTGCCGGATTCGTACACGAGGCCGACCGCGAGTACTCCTTCGCAGCCGCGGGGCTCCACGCCCGCGACATCCGCACCGGGCTCTCGTTCCTGGCGGATCTCGTCATGAAGCCCGCGTTCAGGCGGGAGGACGTGGCCAGGGTCGTGGAGGAGAAGGTCGCCGAGATCTGCCACAGGGTCGACACTCCCTTCGGAAGGGCCGTCGAACAGCTCGCCTTCGCCATGTCCGAGAAGCGGGAGCGGTCGGGCGTCCCCACGTGCGAATCGGTGTCGAGGATATCCCGGGAGGACTTGGTTTCGCTGCACTCGGTCTGCGCGAGGCCCGAAGGCTCGGTCCTGGTCGCGGTGGGCTGGTTCGATGCGGACAGGCTCCTGGCGGACGCTTCGGGCATCTTCGGGGGATGGGCCGGTCCGGGATCATTCCTGCCGCCGTCCTGGACGCCCGTGGTGCCGGAGGCGGGAGTGCGCATCAGGACGGCGATGGAGGGCAGGACCCAGGCCGCCGTGGTCCTGGGCGCGGAGGCCCCCGCGAGGGATGCGGCCGACCATCATGCCTTCCGCCTCCTGTCGAGGATCCTCGGCGACGGCATGAACTCCAGGCTGGAGCGGAGGATAAGGGAGCAGCACGGGCTGGCCTACCAGGTGGGCTGCGACTACATCTGCACCGGCCTCTACGGCAGGTTCATAGCGTATGCCGCCACCTCCCGCGACAGCGCAGGGAGGGTGCTGGAGATGATCGAGGACGAGCTGGACCGCGCGGCCGGCACGCTCTTCGACACCAAGACCATCGACCTGTTCAAGGCCTCGTCGGTCGGCAGGAAGGCGATGAACCTGCACGACTACGATTCGCTGGCGGGCTACCTGCTGGGTTCGGCGGCCACCGGGAGGAGGCTGGACAGGGACGTGGAGGACTCCCGCAACACCCTGGCCGTGACGCCCGTGATGATCCGGGATACCGCGGCCCGCTGGCTCTCACGGGGTGCGAGGTTCGTGTCGGTCGCCGGGGACGTCGGAGGCCTGCCTTTCTGA
- a CDS encoding anaerobic ribonucleoside-triphosphate reductase activating protein, which produces MIRSFLGTSLIEYPGRISSVVFFGGCNLYCPFCHNPELVRPDVLEDQYTLCEDEVLSLLSRRVGFVDGVCITGGEPLLSPGLAAFIDRIRSETGLPVKLDTNGTLPDRLAGVLDMVDYVAMDLKAPPARYRDATGGRASFEDVLRSAGMVASMPGYEFRTTLVPGLVSAGDLPEILGRIGHVKRYAIQRFRPGKTLSPEYSGLAPYPAGYAEKAAELVRGMADEVLVRS; this is translated from the coding sequence TTGATCCGGTCGTTCCTGGGCACCAGCCTCATCGAGTATCCCGGCAGGATATCCTCCGTCGTCTTCTTCGGGGGATGCAACCTCTACTGCCCGTTCTGCCACAACCCCGAGCTGGTGCGTCCCGACGTGCTCGAGGACCAGTACACGCTCTGCGAGGACGAGGTGCTTTCCCTGCTGTCGCGGAGGGTGGGCTTCGTCGACGGGGTCTGCATAACCGGAGGCGAGCCCCTGCTGTCGCCCGGCCTGGCCGCATTCATCGACAGGATCAGGTCCGAGACGGGTCTGCCGGTCAAGCTCGACACGAACGGCACACTCCCCGACAGGCTCGCCGGCGTCCTCGACATGGTCGACTACGTGGCCATGGACCTCAAGGCGCCGCCTGCGAGGTACAGGGACGCCACCGGCGGAAGGGCGTCGTTCGAGGATGTGCTCAGGTCGGCCGGCATGGTGGCGTCCATGCCCGGCTACGAGTTCAGGACCACACTGGTGCCGGGGCTCGTTTCGGCCGGGGACCTGCCGGAGATTCTCGGCAGGATAGGGCATGTGAAGCGTTACGCGATCCAGCGGTTCCGGCCCGGCAAGACCCTGTCTCCCGAGTACTCCGGCCTGGCGCCGTATCCGGCGGGCTACGCCGAGAAGGCCGCCGAACTCGTCAGGGGCATGGCCGACGAGGTCCTAGTCAGGAGCTGA
- the nrdD gene encoding anaerobic ribonucleoside-triphosphate reductase: MTEEEKGDSRIKAVKAEVYSRVVGYYRPVQDWNRGKQAEFADRTYVDITPPPEGKGEPAV, encoded by the coding sequence ATGACTGAGGAAGAGAAGGGCGACTCCAGGATCAAGGCCGTGAAGGCCGAGGTCTATTCGCGGGTGGTCGGGTACTACCGGCCCGTGCAGGACTGGAACAGGGGCAAGCAGGCCGAGTTCGCCGACAGGACCTATGTCGACATCACCCCTCCCCCCGAGGGCAAGGGGGAGCCGGCGGTTTGA
- a CDS encoding DMT family transporter produces MRLSIAKRYGLASVALWSTAATAFKLALAGSGPCMVVLTASVVSLAFLAVLCASTGARLTWRIMLEALPRGILNPFVYYLVLLEAYDRLPAQIAMVVNYLWPVVLVLLHAALGRRRLRAGSLLAVLISFGGVAVLALLGPEDGGRADTAGLALALASTVIWACYWILGLGRGGSDAPESVGLLAGFAWGVLFLAAYTAVTGSFAIPDARSAVAGVWIGLFEMGLTYVLWSRALSLAKEPAEVGSLVYLTPFLSLCFIALVLGEEIRPATLPGLALVLAGIAVQRRVESRGRTRGGSERQASDVPGDRHEPRTP; encoded by the coding sequence ATGAGACTCTCGATCGCGAAGAGGTACGGCCTGGCTTCGGTGGCGCTCTGGTCGACGGCGGCGACGGCGTTCAAGCTCGCCCTCGCCGGGTCCGGGCCCTGCATGGTGGTGCTGACGGCATCGGTGGTCTCCCTTGCGTTCCTCGCAGTCCTGTGCGCCTCCACCGGCGCCAGGCTCACCTGGAGGATCATGCTGGAGGCCCTGCCCAGGGGGATCCTCAATCCCTTCGTCTACTACCTGGTCCTCCTCGAGGCGTACGACAGGCTGCCGGCCCAGATCGCGATGGTGGTCAACTACCTGTGGCCGGTGGTCCTGGTGCTTCTGCACGCGGCCCTGGGGAGGCGGAGGCTCCGCGCCGGGAGCCTGCTGGCAGTACTGATAAGCTTCGGCGGGGTGGCGGTCCTGGCCCTGCTCGGGCCCGAAGACGGCGGAAGGGCGGATACGGCCGGTCTCGCTCTCGCGCTGGCCAGCACGGTCATCTGGGCATGCTACTGGATACTGGGCCTCGGAAGAGGGGGTTCGGACGCACCGGAAAGCGTCGGGCTCCTGGCGGGTTTCGCCTGGGGGGTGCTCTTCCTCGCAGCCTACACGGCAGTCACCGGAAGCTTCGCGATCCCGGACGCCCGGTCGGCGGTTGCCGGAGTCTGGATCGGCCTCTTCGAGATGGGGCTGACGTACGTGCTCTGGTCGAGAGCCCTGTCGCTCGCGAAGGAGCCTGCGGAGGTCGGGAGCCTCGTGTACCTGACCCCGTTCCTGTCGCTCTGCTTCATAGCTCTCGTGCTGGGCGAGGAGATCAGGCCCGCAACGCTGCCGGGGCTCGCGCTCGTACTCGCGGGGATCGCCGTCCAGAGACGGGTGGAGTCGCGGGGAAGGACCCGCGGGGGCTCAGAAAGGCAGGCCTCCGACGTCCCCGGCGACCGACACGAACCTCGCACCCCGTGA
- a CDS encoding pitrilysin family protein, protein MLTALLTAALMSGEPAAEAAMMDTLMSNALRVVVQETHYSPVVAVAIAYGVGSIDEADGSRGISHFCEHMMFRGTGSMPGERLWQVVQRDGGWANAFTSNDVTIYFEVLPSSRLVDALAIESDRMQGALFDSSDAVAERNVILDELRMSSMDDPDGVLYDALSRAAFTVHPYRHPVIGYEGDVALFDSVAATEYYRSFYTPDNATLVIVGDVDTGTALAMVDSLFGTIPPGDRHAPVIPAEPAQTEPVLVEVSHPSAMARIAIGFHVPEATSEDDAELGLISALLSDGRSSWLEQALVQEGLASEAWAYDGAGVDPGLFIIGATLMPGVGFEEAESAVWRLLDSLAADPLPGDVLEALKNRARAAAVLEESSPVGRAMNLAYNGSCYLDPAFGDRRLEETMQVTPQDIAETAARYFRRDNSSTARLEPTGSGDMAERPRESLPVDIEAPSDISYDGLDIPASMLTPSGRSVSDGAVATMLPNGLSVIVSEDHTFEVVSVAFSVPMGSRSCPAGKAGMAGLAAAAMLYGTGDLDLAAFNGRLEDEGSYIEFRPGDEFASGSVTALSEDLPLVMESVSDLLIRPALRDADIETCREEMAAGVRQRGESVFLVAMDQLDRMMLADPAEARIVTEETLGAISNDDVREFHRLCCRPGGAVLVIAGDVTYDTALALAEEWFGGWVSPSDPLPVIATPALSTLPGDTAVVSMPGRVQAAVLAGVPGPALETPLYDAFTAMNGILGAGIGSRLGHSVRDEQGLAYDVGSWNRASLDAGFFTAYLSTRADYAQQALGSVILECSRMASGDVEPIELDLQKAMTVGESAMSGTTYGERASALARTAAIGLPLGYDRIREERVLALSVDDLRRAAGEYFGAGEWFVSVAGGLSENMEPLSN, encoded by the coding sequence ATGCTCACCGCCCTCCTGACCGCCGCCCTCATGTCCGGAGAGCCCGCCGCGGAAGCAGCCATGATGGACACCCTGATGTCGAACGCGCTCAGGGTCGTCGTCCAGGAGACCCACTACTCGCCCGTCGTGGCTGTCGCCATCGCATACGGCGTCGGGTCGATCGACGAGGCCGACGGTTCGAGGGGAATCAGCCATTTCTGCGAGCACATGATGTTCCGGGGCACCGGATCGATGCCCGGGGAGAGGCTCTGGCAGGTGGTGCAGAGGGATGGCGGCTGGGCCAACGCATTCACCAGCAACGATGTCACGATCTACTTCGAGGTTCTGCCCTCCTCGAGGCTCGTCGACGCCCTCGCGATCGAGAGCGACAGGATGCAGGGCGCCCTGTTCGACTCGTCCGATGCCGTCGCCGAGCGCAACGTGATACTCGACGAGCTGCGGATGAGCTCGATGGACGATCCGGACGGCGTGCTGTACGACGCGCTCAGCCGGGCCGCATTCACAGTACATCCCTACCGGCACCCGGTGATAGGGTATGAAGGCGACGTCGCCCTCTTCGACAGCGTGGCTGCCACGGAGTACTACCGTTCCTTCTACACCCCCGACAATGCGACGCTCGTCATCGTCGGCGACGTCGACACGGGAACAGCCCTTGCGATGGTCGACTCGCTCTTCGGGACGATCCCGCCGGGCGACCGTCACGCCCCGGTGATACCTGCAGAGCCGGCGCAGACCGAACCGGTGCTCGTCGAGGTCAGCCACCCCTCGGCCATGGCCAGGATCGCGATAGGGTTCCACGTTCCGGAGGCCACCTCGGAAGACGACGCCGAACTCGGGCTGATCTCGGCCCTGCTCTCGGACGGCCGCTCCTCGTGGCTGGAGCAGGCGCTCGTGCAGGAGGGCCTCGCGTCGGAAGCCTGGGCGTACGACGGGGCCGGGGTGGATCCGGGGCTCTTCATCATAGGCGCCACGCTCATGCCGGGCGTGGGATTCGAGGAGGCCGAGAGCGCCGTCTGGAGGCTGCTCGACTCCCTCGCCGCCGACCCCCTTCCGGGCGATGTGCTCGAAGCGCTGAAGAACAGGGCCAGGGCCGCAGCGGTCCTGGAGGAGTCGAGTCCGGTGGGCAGGGCCATGAACCTCGCGTACAACGGTTCATGCTACCTCGACCCGGCGTTCGGCGACCGTAGGCTCGAGGAGACGATGCAGGTCACGCCGCAGGACATCGCCGAGACCGCCGCCAGGTACTTCAGGCGTGACAACTCGAGCACGGCGAGGCTCGAGCCCACGGGATCGGGCGACATGGCCGAGAGGCCGAGGGAGTCCCTTCCGGTGGACATCGAGGCCCCGTCCGACATCAGCTACGACGGGCTCGACATACCGGCGTCGATGCTCACCCCCTCCGGCAGGTCGGTGTCCGATGGAGCCGTGGCCACGATGCTCCCGAACGGCCTTTCGGTGATAGTGTCCGAGGACCATACCTTCGAAGTGGTGTCGGTCGCGTTCTCCGTGCCGATGGGATCGCGGAGCTGCCCGGCCGGGAAGGCCGGAATGGCCGGCCTGGCCGCGGCTGCGATGCTGTACGGGACGGGAGATCTCGACCTTGCCGCCTTCAACGGCAGGCTCGAGGACGAGGGCTCCTACATCGAGTTCCGCCCCGGGGACGAGTTCGCATCAGGTTCCGTCACGGCGCTTTCGGAGGATCTCCCGCTCGTCATGGAATCCGTGTCGGACCTGCTGATCCGCCCCGCCCTCAGGGATGCTGACATCGAAACCTGCAGGGAGGAGATGGCCGCAGGCGTAAGGCAGCGCGGGGAGAGCGTCTTCCTGGTCGCGATGGACCAGCTCGACCGCATGATGCTCGCCGATCCGGCCGAGGCCCGGATCGTCACCGAGGAGACGCTCGGGGCGATCTCGAACGACGACGTGAGGGAGTTCCACCGGCTCTGCTGCCGCCCCGGCGGGGCGGTCCTGGTGATCGCAGGGGACGTGACGTACGACACTGCGCTGGCGCTTGCGGAGGAGTGGTTCGGGGGATGGGTGTCGCCTTCCGACCCTCTCCCTGTCATTGCGACTCCGGCCCTGTCCACCCTTCCGGGAGATACGGCAGTTGTCAGCATGCCGGGCAGGGTCCAGGCCGCGGTCCTGGCCGGAGTGCCGGGTCCGGCCCTCGAAACTCCGCTCTACGACGCCTTCACGGCCATGAACGGCATCCTCGGGGCGGGTATCGGCTCCAGACTCGGCCACTCGGTAAGGGACGAGCAGGGGCTTGCCTACGACGTCGGAAGCTGGAACAGGGCGTCGCTGGATGCCGGATTCTTCACGGCCTACCTCTCCACCAGGGCCGACTACGCCCAGCAGGCGCTGGGTTCCGTGATCCTCGAGTGCTCCAGGATGGCTTCCGGTGATGTCGAGCCCATCGAGCTCGATCTCCAGAAGGCGATGACCGTGGGCGAGAGCGCCATGTCGGGCACGACCTACGGTGAGAGGGCATCCGCCCTGGCGCGCACTGCAGCCATCGGGCTCCCCCTGGGCTACGACCGCATCAGGGAGGAGCGGGTCCTGGCCCTATCCGTCGACGACCTCCGCCGTGCCGCCGGGGAGTACTTCGGTGCGGGAGAATGGTTCGTATCGGTGGCGGGGGGTCTGTCGGAGAACATGGAGCCGCTGTCCAACTGA
- a CDS encoding ribonucleoside triphosphate reductase, protein MDWLVRKATGEVESYRRGEILRPIENVLASTETPEDASDIVNQVEAALYMSFFRRGSIPTVEQVQDFIEETLVLRKLTAAARQFILYREKRAEAKDVGRLIGGIDGLVGDYLGKEDWRVNENSNMNYSLQGLNFYLSSSITARYWLGRIYTPAIKEAHDTGDIHIHDLGILGPYCVGWDLRELLLEGFRGARGKIESAPPRHLRTALGQIVNFFYTLQGEAAGAQAFSNFDTLLAPFIRADNLSADEVRQALQEFLFNVNIPTRVGFQTPFTNITMDLRVPSRMADEEVLLGGRPTGWRYGDFQEEMNLFNAVFAQLMMEGDSKGRIFTFPIPTYNLTSDFDWDDENLRPIWEMTGKYGIPYFSNFVNSDMDPEDARSMCCRLRLDNRELRKRGGGLFGSNPLTGSIGVVTINLPRIAWLSRGGGDAEFRRRLRQVMELSRDSLELKRRAVEELTERGLYPYTRHYLGGIRRVSGSYWANHFSTIGLIGMNEACRNLLGEGILAPGSAEWAVSVLGFMRDILSEFQEQTGNLYNLEASPAEGASYRLARKDLDRFPGIYTMGSTSPYYTNSVHPPVNDRTDIYSLLEHQDPLQAMFTGGTVVHVFIGEAITDWRTVRDLARRIVTRFRLPYFSFTPTFSICPVHGYVPGECFYCPFPHSDEEIEKFGEMVEGEVDLPEGSYRTMGPDAADPGQGGLFLHVGRIGGDD, encoded by the coding sequence ATGGACTGGCTCGTTCGCAAGGCCACTGGCGAGGTGGAGAGCTACCGCCGCGGCGAGATCCTCCGCCCGATCGAGAACGTGCTCGCGTCCACGGAGACTCCCGAGGATGCCTCCGACATCGTGAACCAGGTCGAGGCGGCCCTCTACATGAGCTTCTTCCGCAGGGGTTCGATCCCCACGGTCGAGCAGGTCCAGGACTTCATCGAGGAGACCCTCGTCCTTCGCAAGCTCACGGCAGCGGCCCGGCAGTTCATCCTCTACCGCGAGAAGAGGGCCGAGGCGAAGGACGTGGGACGGCTCATAGGGGGCATCGACGGCCTGGTGGGCGACTACCTGGGGAAGGAGGACTGGAGGGTCAACGAGAACTCCAACATGAACTACTCCCTCCAGGGCCTCAACTTCTACCTCTCCAGCTCGATCACCGCGCGGTACTGGCTCGGGCGCATCTACACGCCGGCCATCAAGGAGGCCCACGACACGGGCGACATCCACATCCACGACCTGGGCATCCTGGGCCCGTACTGCGTCGGGTGGGACCTCCGCGAGCTGCTGCTCGAAGGCTTCCGCGGCGCGAGGGGCAAGATCGAGTCGGCCCCTCCCAGGCACCTCCGCACCGCCCTCGGGCAGATCGTCAACTTCTTCTACACGCTCCAGGGCGAGGCCGCGGGGGCTCAGGCCTTCTCGAACTTCGACACGCTGCTCGCGCCGTTCATAAGGGCCGACAACCTCTCGGCAGACGAGGTCAGGCAGGCCCTGCAGGAGTTCCTGTTCAACGTGAACATCCCCACGAGGGTCGGTTTCCAGACGCCGTTCACGAACATCACGATGGACCTCAGGGTACCATCCAGGATGGCAGACGAAGAGGTCCTCCTGGGCGGCCGCCCCACGGGCTGGCGCTACGGCGACTTCCAGGAGGAGATGAACCTCTTCAACGCGGTCTTCGCCCAGCTCATGATGGAGGGCGACTCGAAGGGCAGGATCTTCACCTTCCCCATCCCCACGTACAACCTCACCAGCGACTTCGACTGGGACGACGAGAACCTCAGGCCGATATGGGAGATGACCGGCAAGTACGGCATTCCCTACTTCAGCAACTTCGTGAACTCCGACATGGACCCGGAGGATGCGCGCAGCATGTGCTGCAGGCTGCGGCTCGACAACCGCGAACTCAGGAAGAGGGGCGGCGGGCTCTTCGGCTCCAACCCCCTCACCGGATCCATCGGGGTCGTCACGATCAACCTGCCGAGGATCGCATGGCTCTCCAGGGGAGGCGGGGATGCCGAGTTCCGCAGACGCCTCAGGCAGGTCATGGAACTCTCGCGGGATTCGCTCGAGCTCAAGCGGAGAGCCGTCGAGGAGCTCACCGAGCGCGGCCTCTACCCCTACACCAGGCACTACCTGGGCGGCATACGGAGGGTGAGCGGCTCCTACTGGGCCAACCACTTCTCCACCATCGGCCTCATCGGGATGAACGAGGCCTGCCGCAACCTGCTCGGCGAGGGGATCCTGGCGCCCGGATCCGCGGAATGGGCCGTGTCGGTACTCGGTTTCATGCGGGATATCCTCTCGGAGTTCCAGGAGCAGACGGGGAACCTCTACAACCTCGAGGCCTCCCCCGCCGAAGGCGCCTCCTACAGGCTCGCGAGGAAGGACCTCGACAGGTTCCCCGGCATCTACACGATGGGTTCCACCAGCCCGTACTACACCAATTCGGTCCATCCGCCGGTGAACGACCGTACCGACATCTACAGCCTCCTCGAGCACCAGGACCCCCTCCAGGCGATGTTCACGGGGGGCACTGTGGTGCACGTGTTCATCGGCGAGGCCATCACGGACTGGAGAACCGTCAGGGACCTGGCCAGGCGGATAGTCACAAGGTTCAGGCTCCCCTATTTCAGCTTCACGCCAACGTTTTCGATATGCCCTGTCCACGGGTACGTCCCCGGGGAATGCTTCTACTGCCCCTTCCCTCACTCCGACGAGGAGATCGAGAAGTTCGGGGAGATGGTGGAAGGCGAGGTCGATCTGCCCGAGGGCAGCTACAGGACCATGGGGCCGGATGCCGCGGACCCGGGCCAGGGCGGGCTTTTCCTTCACGTCGGGAGGATCGGTGGAGATGACTGA